In Scomber japonicus isolate fScoJap1 chromosome 7, fScoJap1.pri, whole genome shotgun sequence, one genomic interval encodes:
- the LOC128362333 gene encoding tetraspanin-1, which produces MGCFTFVKLMMVLFNLLIFFFSIVLIIFIAEVAAGVVALAYSSFAEGILRAWATPALQNDYGSDPVVTKIWNTTMTEMKCCGFTNYTDFVGSKFEKENGGSLPPVCCWTNSTPCSPNEAQRSAVKGCFKDILETLKEHANIVGGIAAGIGVLEIAAMIVAMYLFCHLDNRIS; this is translated from the exons ATGGGCTGCTTCACATTCGTCAAATTGATGATGGTCTTGTTCAACTTGCTTATCTTT TTCTTCTCCATCGTCCTCATCATATTCATCGCTGAAGTGGCAGCCGGAGTCGTGGCTCTGGCCTACTCTTCATTT gCGGAGGGCATCCTCAGAGCGTGGGCGACTCCTGCTTTACAGAACGACTACGGCAGCGATCCCGTGGTCACTAAGATCTGGAACACCACCATGACGGAG ATGAAGTGTTGCGGTTTCACCAACTACACGGACTTTGTTGGCTCTAAGTTTGAGAAGGAGAACGGAGGCAGCCTGCCGCCCGTCTGCTGCTGGACCAACAGCACCCCCTGCAGTCCCAACGAAGCACAGCGCAGCGCCGTCAAG GGCTGTTTTAAAGACATCCTGGAGACCCTCAAAGAGCACGCTAACATCGTGGGAGGCATCGCCGCAGGAATCGGTGTCTTAGAg ATTGCTGCTATGATCGTAGCGATGTACCTCTTCTGTCACCTGGACAACAGAATCAGCTGA